A window of Candidatus Jettenia caeni contains these coding sequences:
- a CDS encoding putative methyltransferase has protein sequence MKLVTFQEFNEIYQESVRTVFTYWTPQMQMEIATHCYSWSPNVFDFQGYLQASAIRFYKAYSTFAENGCEQTICDIGGFWSVFPITLRKLGFAVTMTESLQYYSNSFNNLFKHAADWGVTVVSYDPFQAGAIVPGCFDVITIMAVLEHYPHSLKTFMDNITSMLNSKGILYIEVPNIAYWPKRISLLFGRTPLVQLQEIYKSKVPFIGHHHEFTIGELRDLAKLSKLAIAQELYFNYSAQNNFFRRFIAQPLETLIQFAIPDTREVLAIVCQQYTKS, from the coding sequence ATGAAATTAGTGACCTTCCAGGAGTTCAATGAAATATATCAAGAGTCTGTTCGCACTGTTTTTACGTATTGGACACCGCAAATGCAGATGGAAATTGCAACCCACTGCTATAGCTGGAGTCCAAATGTTTTCGATTTTCAAGGTTACTTACAGGCTTCGGCAATCCGCTTTTACAAAGCTTATTCAACATTTGCTGAAAACGGATGTGAACAGACAATCTGTGATATTGGAGGATTTTGGAGCGTCTTCCCAATAACACTGAGAAAATTAGGATTTGCGGTAACAATGACTGAATCTTTGCAATATTATAGTAATTCATTTAACAATTTATTTAAACATGCTGCCGATTGGGGAGTGACAGTCGTAAGCTATGATCCTTTTCAGGCAGGAGCAATTGTTCCTGGTTGTTTCGATGTGATTACAATTATGGCAGTTTTGGAACACTACCCTCACTCTTTAAAGACTTTTATGGACAATATTACTTCTATGCTAAATTCTAAAGGGATATTGTATATTGAGGTTCCCAATATTGCTTATTGGCCTAAAAGAATAAGCTTACTTTTTGGACGAACACCTCTTGTGCAACTCCAGGAAATTTATAAATCAAAAGTTCCTTTTATTGGTCATCATCACGAATTTACCATCGGAGAATTAAGAGATTTGGCAAAACTATCAAAACTTGCTATTGCTCAAGAATTATATTTCAATTACTCTGCGCAAAACAATTTTTTCCGGCGATTTATTGCTCAGCCTCTGGAAACTTTAATACAATTTGCTATACCTGATACAAGAGAAGTTTTAGCAATCGTTTGTCAACAATATACGAAATCATAA
- a CDS encoding polysaccharide biosynthesis protein yields the protein MRTKIYALLTVQNGSFHQTLFDLYRRSIASDFIRKVMETFAAQVVQVCISLLTTVLVARALGPEGRGLYAVASAISAMGVQFGNLGLHASNTYYVAKNRELLPSLLGNTIAVSFIFGSFVIGLTWLIFFLWPTIQPVHGLLLIMALAWIPFGLAHMLMQNLLLGIHKVRAFNISEIVTKILGITLIGLIVMSGNVTVEKIFLAGFITFFFTLPWMLWCLKPYIVSFPFPSFTVFKENIFYGLKAYLGAFFAFLVLRVDLLMVKHILGAQQAGYYSIAVTMTNVLFMLPVAIGTILFPKLSSLSTELDKWILAKKVALLVGVMMVVIAGLATLLAAPLVRLLFGMAFLPVVIPFICLLPGIVMLSINSIYMNYFASMGMPLITVYSPAIAAILNILLNLKIIPIFGVVGASIASTVSYGFMLIASIIYIFYARRNVVS from the coding sequence ATGAGGACTAAGATATATGCCTTATTAACTGTGCAGAACGGCTCCTTCCATCAAACATTGTTTGATCTTTACAGGAGGTCTATTGCTTCCGATTTTATCCGAAAAGTGATGGAAACCTTTGCAGCTCAGGTGGTACAAGTATGCATTAGTTTACTTACTACTGTACTTGTGGCTAGGGCTCTTGGGCCTGAAGGAAGGGGGCTTTACGCTGTAGCGTCGGCCATAAGTGCCATGGGTGTGCAATTTGGCAATTTGGGTTTGCATGCTTCGAATACGTATTATGTTGCCAAAAACCGTGAACTCCTTCCTTCACTATTAGGCAATACAATAGCAGTTAGCTTTATATTCGGCAGCTTTGTGATAGGTCTGACGTGGCTGATATTTTTTCTATGGCCAACAATTCAACCTGTGCATGGTTTGTTGCTTATAATGGCATTGGCTTGGATTCCTTTTGGTCTTGCTCACATGTTAATGCAAAATCTCCTTCTTGGTATTCATAAAGTGCGTGCTTTTAATATAAGTGAGATAGTAACAAAAATTTTAGGAATTACCCTGATTGGATTAATAGTTATGTCTGGTAATGTAACGGTAGAGAAAATATTTCTCGCTGGATTTATTACCTTTTTTTTTACTTTACCCTGGATGTTATGGTGTTTAAAACCCTATATCGTATCTTTCCCTTTCCCATCATTTACGGTCTTCAAAGAAAACATTTTTTATGGGCTGAAAGCCTATTTGGGTGCTTTTTTTGCCTTCTTAGTGTTACGTGTAGATTTGTTGATGGTAAAACATATTTTAGGGGCACAGCAGGCTGGATACTATTCTATTGCCGTAACCATGACTAATGTGTTATTTATGTTGCCTGTTGCAATCGGAACTATTTTATTTCCAAAGTTGTCATCTCTATCAACTGAACTAGACAAATGGATTCTCGCAAAAAAAGTAGCACTGCTTGTGGGTGTCATGATGGTTGTTATAGCAGGATTAGCTACATTGTTAGCAGCGCCACTTGTGCGATTGTTATTTGGTATGGCTTTTTTGCCTGTAGTGATACCTTTTATTTGTTTGCTGCCAGGTATTGTTATGTTATCTATCAATTCAATTTACATGAACTACTTTGCGTCTATGGGGATGCCTCTTATTACGGTATACTCTCCTGCTATAGCAGCAATACTTAATATTCTACTCAATTTAAAGATAATACCCATATTTGGCGTTGTTGGGGCATCAATCGCATCTACAGTATCATATGGATTTATGCTTATTGCAAGTATTATCTATATTTTTTATGCCAGAAGAAATGTAGTATCATGA